Below is a genomic region from Triticum dicoccoides isolate Atlit2015 ecotype Zavitan chromosome 5A, WEW_v2.0, whole genome shotgun sequence.
tgaagcaccgctccaccgttCCCCCATCCAACActtactccaaaacgatgcccctaggagggaaagcgataaaacgccgtcatcgtccgatccggaagagccagatctagggtttcccccgaagcatcccgagcctgatgacgcagactgcaacgacgatgcctcgacaAGGGAACGACATCTAAGACGCCGacatcgtccgccatgaccgtagtCGGCGCGATTTTCATCGGCAGTTGCTCCACCAGACGTATGCCGACGTCGCTGGTCCCTTCAACCGGAGCAAactccaaaacaatgccctaaaGAGAGACTATGACGCAAAAGCGCCGCCATCGCTCGATCccaaggagatctagggtttcccctgtagtTGCCCGCGCTGTCAAGGGCCAGACAAGGGTAGAATCCCGTGGATCTGCCCAGCTGCCGACGAGTCGCACCCACCACCGTGTCGACGGCTGACCAGCGATCaatccggccgcgccgccgcgaaCCGATCCAGTCACGCCGCCCCCGTCCCTGGCGGCCGCGACGCACCAGATCACAAGGCCTCCTGCCGCAGGGAATCGACGTCGCCGAGGCGCCGCCACCACCCGCCGTGGCGACCGGCCCGCCGCCACGCTCCGGCCCGGCGGCGCCGGTCCGCGCCAGCCCCACCCGAGCGAGAGGGCccgagtccccgccgccgccggcgacggctAGGCTTCGCGTGGCCGCGCccttgggcggcggcgagggaggaggaggagcagtggGGGAGGTTCGGCGGCGATGGGATCTGGGGCCTCCCGGTCGCCCACGCGGGAGGCGGCTCGGGAGGAAGATCAGTAGCCTATTAGGTGAACAGCAAATTGATCATGGGAAGTCTGTAATCCCCATAGAACATGAACTTATGTGATAGCACAAAAGGGCAGGCCAAGGAGCAAACCGAGCAAGTGAGATTGATTTCTACCCGTGTCCAAGGAGCCTGTTCCAATGGCTTCGCTACAATAGGCCTAGGAGACGCCGGGAACAATTTTCTTACCTTTTTCCACGCCATTGCTTCTTTTCTTGGCGGATGACCACATAACTAGCGGATGATTCTGAATCATGTATCCCCTGCCCCCGTTCTTCTCCTATTTCCTTCTTGATGTTGACTGTAACCTCTCCTAGCTGCACTACGCATGCCAACCACCATACACGATGCACGTCCTAGCTCCACCCCGCACACTACGCCCCGCCTCCGTGCTACTGAGCAGATTGCACGTGTTGTACACTAGCCACATATGATCAATACAAGGGAGCAACAGGTAAGGTGCATTGCATCCTCCTCTTTCTCGTCTGCACTTTCAACCGCAATTTGTTGTAATCCACCTTTTCTTTTGAAAAAGGAAATATTAATATCACGCAAATACCAATTACACCTAGCCTGTGTGCTACAAGATGTCGCAACAACAtccaggatgcacacagccaaagaaaaaaaatagaaaagaaaggaaaaaagaagtCGCCAGGTGATTAGCAAAGTTCGCATCAACGTGTTGACAGTTATGCATAACTGGAATTTGCTAAGATGGAAACTCGTGATGTGTATGAGTCAAAATCTCATGAATTTTATTTAGCAGAAATGCTCTCTTTCTTCTGAACAGCATGTGGTTTTTTCAGTTTGTTTAGCCCGTTCTATAATTTTTGGAATTATGTCCTCAAGAACATGATGTATATAAATTTTTCACCAACAGAAAAATTCTTGCTGGTGGTCATTGTGTAGCTAGTGGTCGTGCAGCTGTGAAATTGGTTCGGTGGTGATCCGGGCACCAGTTAGGGCTTGCAGTCGATGGGGGCAAAGACCTCAAGCGTGAGACAACTCCATTttatcttgacactgcttgcagtgTCACTCTCTTTCTTTGTTCGGGTgtcatttttttcttgtttttcttatcTAAAATTTTAAACCAGTATTTATAGTCCCATCTGTTTCTTCAGAGTCTGCATAGAACTTCAGACTGCATACCAAGGAAGGGATGGGCTGGGACGCTGGGTCGTATGTACTCTATGAACTGGTCTTGGGCTATGTGCCAACAGTTGGTTCTCCAATTAAAGGTTTCTTGTGACGCATTCATTGGTGCGAATGAGTAACGCACATACTATCAGCTCGAAAACGCGCGCGGAGTAAAAAGAATTGGAGGGAGTACTTCATCCATTCAGTTTGAGAACGCAGCATTCTTGAAATGGTAGCACATTTAAAAAAGTTATGAGAATGTAAACAGAGTATACACTAAAGTGGTGAGCAATCAAAGATTTCATTCACATGTTATGCTgttttaattttatttatttttagattAAGATAAGATTTTTGAGATAGCTTATACCATGTGTTTTTGTTAGTATTAGTAGGTGACTTGTCTGCACCAACTAATACATGCCTCGACCTGCTCTATCAACTTGCATCACCAACTCAACTCAACTAAAAAAAATCGCATCACGATTTGATCATTGAGATCTCTTGATAATTTGTAGCGAACGCCGCCATTGCCTTAGATTCAGTTATGCATCCACCATTGTTGTTACCACAAGTACTGTCAAAAGAATTAGCATATTAGAGATGTAGTACACATCAAACATTTCTTTTATAGTGTGTAACACTTCAAACATAGCTAACTGTCGTTGCATGGGAGTATCAGAAAGAAGAGAGAAACGCCTAGCAACAACATATCGCAACGCCTGTGAAGCAGAACAACATGAACACTCGGAAGGTTGTCAGAACAACACCAAGGCGGCTAAAACGATGCCCACGGTGCCGCCTCTGAGAGCTACCACCACAAGGCCACAAGGGAACAAAACCCACAGGCTACACACATATCATGAAATACACTAAAATGTACAACATCACGATTCGCTCTGCGAGGGTCGCTGGTCGGACCGGAGTTTGGAGGCACAAGCATCCAGTACCAGTGTGCGCCGTCTCCTTCACCAGGGAGTCTTGTCGCCTGGACCTGCAAGGATGATCTGCAAAACAAACCATGGAGAAGGGAAATCATGCCACGTCATAGGCGGTGGATATGCACTTCCTAACTGAAGCTGAGGCACGTACATTGCAATCAATGGCGAACCGCCGCGCCAGCATGATGGCGGTGTTCCGCTCTCTCGCTGTTTCAAAGGCAACGGCGAAGCTGAGGTCACTCCGGGGCCGCCAAAACATTGCCTGTGAGGCTGCTTCCCCACCACCTCGAACACCACATAGCTGATACATAACAGAAATACTGTGAGAGGCAGACTACTGTTACGCCAATAGCAACTACTAGTAACAAATAGTAGTACGTAATTGCAAATTTCATTGAAAACGAACATGTTATATTAACATAGTAAAATAATATCACAACAGCTGCTTCGATTAATGAGCATTGTAATCTGTTTGCAGATACTGTTTAACCGAGAAAGAGAACATGTCCCcacaagaaaagaaaagagaagagagagaagaTGCCTTTGAAGCTGCAGCCTACCTGCATCGATGAGGAATAGAATTCTTTGGCAACTACTGTCTTTCCTTTTGAAAGTCTCATCCGCAATCTCCCAACATTGAGAACATGAACAGCCTCTTTCGGCTGATCAATTCCATTCAACTGAAGCACAACAACCTGCAATGAGACACAGAGCATTGGGAACTTCAGAAACAATAGTTCAAGATATGGAACGAGATCCTCTGACTTGGTACGTTCTACTGCCGAGGGACGTCGTTCCCGCTGCACCGTCCATCACGCATCCAACGATGCTCGCAGAAACTACACCATGCGCAGCTTTCGCTCTGGTGGAAATTGAAATAAGCGGCCCATCGGTGGTCTTAATTTTAAAAATAAGAGCACCGGGTGGGACGACGACAAGTACTACTAGGCATGACAACTTTGAACTGTTATACTGCCAAACTTTGTCATGCCAGTACAGACTCCTTATTAGGTACAAGTAAAAACACCACAAGATTTCTGTAAATTGAAACCCCTACATTGCGTATAGTTAGAATAAATATCATAAAGTGGGAAAGGATAGTATGGTCATACATTGAATTCAGTTTCAGGTTTTCTTACGAGTGTCTCTACATAATCCACCAGTCCAGCATCTGCTAAGAATACCAAGCTTATGTTAGTCGCGTAATAAACAAGAGATGCACATACTTATGCCTGACAGATGTGTTCAGTTAAACAAACCAGGGTCTACTAGCCCAGCTGTTTTTGCTATTGCAGTTTCACCCCCAAAATTGATTTCAGCTTGCATGTAACGTCCAACATCATTTGGCTCTGGAGCATATGCTGGTCTTGTGGCACCTACAGAAGTTCCATGGCAACAAATGTTAGAAGCACTAGGGATCTGAATTTGAGTTGAAGATTAAAATGCTTGGCCGATATGGCAAACCTAACGAAGTGACCAAAACTTGACAATCATAATTCACCAGGCAATGCTTGCCCTTTCCCTTCTCAATAGCTTAGAGATAGAGGTACCAAAAGAACAAGAAAAATGGAagagcattttttttgttttttgagcaaCTATGTTCAAGAGGACAATAATATGAAAAAAAAAAGTAATTAGAGAGACGCCTCTAGGCATCGCAATCACAgtgcaatgagagagagagagactccacCTGAAATAATCTCTTTGTTGCTTTCTTTTGGGTGTATCCGGAACCACTGGACAGAAATATTTGAAAAATCCACGGGAGTACCGTTCTGACAAACTATGTGTAGCATTGAACCCAAGCACTGGAGACCCTCCAAATCGAACACGGGAATTTCGTTTCCTTTTAGTCTTTTGTGCAGTTCCAACTGGTAAATAAAACCTTGCAAATCagtaatatatataacatgtattcTGTTATGCTCTAAACAAATTCTCAACTCACTGGAAGTATTTCAGATGATGAAAACTTGGAATAAAAGAGTTTGAGACTGCTAGCCACATACCATAACAAATATGATGTATGTGTGTCATATCTAATATTGCATTCTTAGTGAAATAAATACATTTGTACTCAATGATTTTCAGCGATGATGTGAACATTGAATATGAAGATGTTTTGAAACTAGCCTAGCCATGCCGAATAAGTACGAAAATATCTTAGGCCGGCATCGGTAACACATACCTCTTTCAAAAGATTGACACAATCCACAGACTTCTCAGTAAACGTCTTACGTAAAGTTTTGATTTCATTTTCTAGATCCATGGCCTGGAGAAGTAATGAATGTGAAGTAGAATTGACATATTCCAATTTGTGTATCAAGCAGTGAATAATTATAATAAACTTTACCTTGCTAGGGCAATGCAGCATTTTTATTCTTCTGGCCACTCTAACTTCTTTCTTTAGTTCCTCCATATCCTTCCAAACAGCAAATAAATGTCACAACTCAGATACATATTGATGAATTCAAAGCAAAGCAACCTCTGGAACTCTGGATGTATAAAAGAGCATATAGCAGGGGACTAGAGATCAAGTATTGGACCAAATGGAACTGAAGCCTCAAAGCTAACCAAGATAAATAAAGGAGCAATAAATAAAAATGCAATGTTTCTCAGCAGAAAAATGCAATGTGCTAAGCTTAGTATGCATGATATTGGATTATATCATCTCAAATTGCACAGGTGCACAAAAGGTAGCTTTACTTCAAAATTTATGACATGTATATGTATTGCCACACAAAAAAATGAACAAATCTTCAGAATTACTATCCAGATTATGTACCAATTCAGCCAAGGAAAATAGCTTGCCAGAATACAATATGTAAGCAAGTAAGCAACAACATAAGAGGGGGAAGGGCAAGTAAAAGAACAATTAGAGTAAACAAGcttcactgtatgaactagcttgtaGTCTTGCAGTAACTGGTAAGTAACAATTAAGGAAGGTGAGAAGCTTTAAAAAAAATCAACGTACTTGCTTCCCAGTTtttttggacatcttttcatgCTCCTGAAGTGCTTCTTGAACTCTTTGCACTGCAGACCTAGCACTCTCTACCTCCGTATTGGCATTaactctttcttcttcaacaattctcTTGGCATCTTCAGAAGCCTATGAGCAAGACAAAAAAAAAACTTCAATACTATAAACAAAGGACAATGCACAAAAGGTGTTGAGAGCATCACAACAGGTAGGAGCATGGGAGCATTTATACTTGGAATATATCCTTTTCGATATTGTGTAAAGAAAATCTAATCCTGCTTAAGATAATTAGCGCTCTATGCTCACTTGACTAATTGCATGTTTCTGATGGAGTCACATTTGGAAAATCAGGTGAAAATCTTGAGACATATCGACTAAACATTTACACAAGCCGCCAACTTTTGAGGGGAATGACGTGTAGTAATGTATATTTTCTTCCCTATAGTAATCAGGTTGCATCGACACAAACTTTCATTTTCCATAAATTCTATTGTAAGATAAAACAAACATTACTCTAATTTTTTTAGACTATAATTACTCTAATTTAGATAGGTGTGCATTCCTTTCGAACTAACATAAATATGTTTCTTTGGTAACGAAATCCCTAAAACTAGGATCAATGGGTATAGTCCCTAACTGAATGTGCAGTCTGTATATGTTTTCAATCGACCTCCGAAACTAAATACATTTATTAGTTCCTAGGTACAAGTTCTTTTAAGAGCTTCTCAAAACTTCTCGCTAGGCAAGAGAAGCAGGTACGAGTTATTTCCCTGAAGACTTCAGGACTTGAGCAATAAACTGCACCCTTTTGTAGATATATCTCATAAAGATAGATCTTCTCTACTATACATAACTGTCAACTAAGGCTCATTTCTATTCTGCTTAATATAATGATGAGCAGCTTTCCTGCATGCTCGAGGAAAAAAAACTGCCAAGTAAGaaagcaaatactccctccgttcctaaatatttgtctttctagagatttcaacaagtgactacatacggagcaaaatgagtgaatctacactaaaatatgtctacatacatccatatgttgtgtccatttgaaatgcctagaaagacaaatattttggaacg
It encodes:
- the LOC119299131 gene encoding stomatal closure-related actin-binding protein 1-like, yielding MTWAATLDYGRKTKNEDIRPGPLRPANIIRNKFPTYKNGSNGIVIKLADGPEVPPLKEVVAKETEELLDRRQRFSVRELAMKFEKGLNTATLLSKEVKWRQVALLERDILLKNLKSVLESLRGQVTGKTKDEIEESISMVEILAVQLSKREAELIQQKTEVTELAKSLKLASEDAKRIVEEERVNANTEVESARSAVQRVQEALQEHEKMSKKTGKQDMEELKKEVRVARRIKMLHCPSKAMDLENEIKTLRKTFTEKSVDCVNLLKELELHKRLKGNEIPVFDLEGLQCLGSMLHIVCQNGTPVDFSNISVQWFRIHPKESNKEIISGATRPAYAPEPNDVGRYMQAEINFGGETAIAKTAGLVDPDAGLVDYVETLVRKPETEFNVVVLQLNGIDQPKEAVHVLNVGRLRMRLSKGKTVVAKEFYSSSMQLCGVRGGGEAASQAMFWRPRSDLSFAVAFETARERNTAIMLARRFAIDCNIILAGPGDKTPW